The Purpureocillium takamizusanense chromosome 11, complete sequence region CGTCAACTGGCGGCTATGGACAAAGGTTCTAATCGGGTATGTCGGaaggccctcctcctcttccctcccctACTCTTCTCTACCCGTGGAGCAAGACCCGTCGAGtatggcgaggccggcgcactacccccccgccctccctcctccatctcctcgtgATGGACAAGAGACACACAGATGAAAGGGGAAAACAAGAAGATTAGAGAGAAATGGGAGAGACAAGCAAGAGCAGTGCGGACGCTGACCCCGTTCTTTCCCCAACCTacagcggcgcggccgtcagCATCGGCGGACCGGCGCTCACGTGGTGGCTCACCCCgaccgaggagcagctgcggGCGCGGTACAACCCGGACCTCCTCAAGCGGAGCatcgagcagcgcgaggagcgcgagcaAGAGTTTGACGAGTTTGTGaccaagctcaaggagtACTCCCGGTCGGACAAGCCCAGTGCGTaatccccccctccctgcTCCTCATTCTCTTTCTCCCTCTTTATGTCAAGGAGCACGCACGCATTACCTTTTTGGGaaaggagaaggaagagaaaaaaaggaGAAAACACTGACAGTGGCGCGTTTTCTCAAGTCTGGATCGTggtcaaggaggaggaggaacggAAAAAACAGGCGGCACTTcgggcgggcaaggcgcagcagcgggaggccgaggcgcagagAGAGGAGatgcggcgcgaggccggcctgggGTCAGCAAAGTAACGagcgtgcgcgcgtgcgcgaaGGGGAAGGTGGCCCATAtcggaggaggaagaggagcatCACGACGGAGCTTTTTGGATGGATCCATGGGATTTGTGATTTGCCACTGTAAcatgtatgtacagtatTGCAAGGTACGCTTTTCTTCTCGTTTCGATTCCTAGGGGgaaggacggacggacggacggaccccTGTCCAGCGGAAAATGTACAATACTATCGACGTCAGGACGTGCCCAATCGACACCGACGATCCGCTCTCGCGCGATGCCTCAaacgacgacctcgacgtgTCCGAGGCGATGctggccgaccgaccggTCGGTTGACAGGGCTCGAGACCCGGCCTCTCCGGAGAGGGAGGTAAAtggggatggaggcggccatgcgcggcacccccctccccgttgCTCAATCCTGAATCCCACGCACCGGCaggaggcgacgatgctggcaCCACAACGTATAGTGTGGTCTTCAACTGACTGCCCGTAGGAACTGGTGTGTGTGCGAAATAGCAAGCTCTGTACGGTATTGTTTCGTCTTCACTTGTGGCGAGCCGACTCGCCACGTCACGAGCGTGGCACCTTTGTCAAGCCGTCTTCGCATTCGTCCCTCAGGATTCCAAAGCCGGATattcctcctcgacgacttgGTCCCCTTGCTGCAccgtgccccccccccccccgtaGCCGCCTACTGTCGACAGAGTCAAGTCAAGCGCGAGCGAGCATCCGTGTCAGTCGAGTCGATAACTACCAACAGCccgtccggccggccggccttCTTCCGGGCCCCCTTCGGACACGCCCCAAGGTCGGGGCCCAACAAAGACTGcatcccgcgcccgcgctcgcACCAACACCACACCCTCAGCCTCCTAATAGGACCGAGCACCTGTATCCCAGCCAACCTTCCTCATTTCACCTCCGGGGGGCCGGGCTCGACCGGTGAAAGAGGCAGGCGGGTAAAGTTACTGTAGGCCTCCATTGTCTTCAGCGCCCGTTGGACGTGAGTCCtcattccccccccccttcgcgTCTGTTCTCGACGAACAGCGGCTGTCTTGGCGGGAGACAAAAAGTCCCCATTGCCGGCGTCTCTGCATCCGAGGGAtcgggcggtggtgggttCGGTGGCCCAGCTCAATCGCAAGCCTAGGTCGTAGTTACCCGACGGCCCAGGCTGGTCGGCGAGCACGCGCATGAACCTCCTCTTGCGTAGCGCCATGATCTACAAAACAGgccgttttttttttgtccAACAAGCGAGCCCAGGGGATTAGGCCCTGTATGCAGAGAGACGTGAACTAACCTTGGCGATTCTGCGCCGTCCAGGGCAACTGTGCTCTGAGTGTCTTCTCAGTTTTCACTACATCAGACAGATCAGTGTTATCTTGACAGTCGTCACACCAAACGTGTCTGGCTGAACAGACAGATCCTTGCGCGCGTGGCAAGGCCCAGACAGAGCCTGCTGACTGCGCCGGGTCGCACCAGTGACACACAGCCCTTGTGCTTTGAGCGTTGTTAAAGCAGCAACGTTCTGAGGTGGTAACGACTAGTTTTAGCCCGTGCCACTCAAGGAAGCTCTCGGTCTCCTCGAATCCGAGCGTGGTCTGCCAGAGTAGCGGATTCTGGGTTGCGGATGAAGGCCATGTCGTTGGAGTACTATACCGTCGCTGGAACAAGGCACGAAACTGCCATCCACTGCCTGTCTTGCTCTGCCGGGCAGTCAGTCGCTCTCGGGCGAATACCGGAAGTCACACGCCATCTAGAGTATATAGAGAATTGTTGCTGACTATTCATATGCGCCGCAATTGAGAACGCTTGGCTGTCACGGCCCTCTCGCCGCGACCGCTGGCCAACCTGGCGATGAACTTGGTGATGCCCCGTCGGCTCCACCACAGTACTGGGACCATACGAACTTTGTTCAAAGTAAGGTACAGTACTTACTGTATGCTGCAGGTTGCAGAAAAGGATAGCAACGTGTGGTCAAGACATGGTCGAGTGGCCTCATGAGGCGCGACGATCGCATCCATCACCAGGCGGGCCCTTGAGTGATGGGCCAACATGCACTCCACGAGGTTCAGTGCCAAGTGTCTCCACTGCTCCTTAGGAGTCGACTggtcgaggctgtcgaggcGACGAACTAAGCCAGTATCGCAGATCGTTGCACAATGCAGACAAGCTTTCTTTGCACTTGGCAAGAGCATACATACCATCGTGGTATATTGGATGGCTGGTTCCGAGGGAGCGCCGTGCCACCACATCGGAAACGTTGCCCCAGGTGCTGAGCAAAGAATAGAAACGCGAGCACGCCCCGCCCTTGGTCAGGGCCCAGGTTGCATTCGAAAAATAAAAAAGGTGAAAACAAGACTCGGCGCAGTCTTCCCTGTGGCGCGCAACACGGGCGGTCGTGCGACGCACACGACAGGCGCCTGGTCACATGCCGTCTTGCGCCATTCGCCTTGGCCGGAACAAAAGTCCACCAGGCGGCCCAACGGCGAGGTCGCTGCCCCAGTCAGCGTGATAACTAATAATGGGAGGCCACACTCAGCATCGCACGGGGATTCGTGGCTTGACTCTCCAACCACCGCGATGTGAATGTGATATGCTCCTCGCCTGGCCGTTGGTAGAGCCCAGGCTGGCCGGAAGCGCAAGGGGGAAGTGATTGACGGGAGTTACGGCTTCAATAACTTGGCGGactgctggcggccggccccaATCCCCGAAACGGGTGCGTATCTATAGTGGCTTCCCTCCAACTACCCGGTTGTTGAAGCCTCGAGACGCCCCCGACGAACTAATTTCCTGCCGTTTGTGGGATAGGCAGACTGCGGTGCGACAGCCGACGGGAGAGGCGCTTCAGGCCATTGGCTCGATCATCTCTGGGGAGCCGTGGGggccgacacggccgccgcgcttgcgctggcagccgcagccgcgatCACTCTACCTGATAACAAGGCAAGTCAAGGGTCCGTTGCTGTAGGACCCGGAGTCAAGTCCCAGTGTCAAAGAcggcagggggagggggcatcATGGTAGATACATGTCATAACTCTTGCGTAGCAGCCGCTTTGGGATGGCAGCACAGCATCAACGCGGTTCGGCTCGGGCACGCCTCGTGAGGAGTTCCGTGCGCTCGTGGGTGAGAGCTGCGGCTCAGTGGATGATGAGCGAGCGCTCCTTCAGCGGCAGGCACCCGTCTCGCCCCATCTGCAACCAACTTTATGAGGCAAGACACTATCTCAGAAGGGTGCGGAGACCCCGAGACAGCAGCGTCAGTCAATACTCGACAGCACGCACGGTCGGCAAGGGGCTGACTGGTTGATGGCTGAAGGCACCGTGCCGCTCACGAGCTGCGAAGCATGTGCCGAAACCTTCCTCGGAGAGAAACTGCGGTCTGGGCCGTCATTGCTAGAATCGACATAGAAGGGGCATCTGCCTACGTACTGTACTCGCGATACTGTATACTAGTTAGTAACCTGCGCTCATTACGGTAATCCTTCCAGGGGCCTGGAGAGTCAGAGCCTTGCCATCGGGGATAGTCTCGCCACTGGTGATAAGTAGTAGTAGCGAATGTGCCTGGGCCACGGTGGGCGCATCCGCGACGCAGACAATTGAAGACGGCATCGCAGTTGGTGGCGCACTGACGGTGATGTTTGTCCCGGGCCACGAGCCGGCTCGCAAAAGGCCCCCCAAGATAAAGCAGGCGCTAGCGATGCAGGTGGGCACAACTTGCAAGGGCTGGGCCACACCCCACACGCTAGTTCTGAGATCTGAATCCGGGCTCTGAACTCTGGAGACTTAACTTATTAGTTGCTGTCGGCATTTGCCGGGGCTCGACTTGGCGGCTGCATGGCGCTGCGAGGCGAGAGCCAACGACCTTGCTGTCGTGCCGTGGTCGGCGGGCGCCACGGCTGTTGTCGTCGATATGCCTTTTCTCGTCTGGCTCGGAGTCGATCGCGCCACAGAGATGTGCATCCAGGACGAGTAATCGGTGGCGCAGGTGTGCCTGACAAAAACTGGACGGCAACGTGTTAgtgtacggagtacagtaCAGTCGGATGGCGTAGGGAGTGGCGTTGGGCAGTTGGTCGTGGAGCATCTCGACTCCACGATCCCCCCATGCTTGACTCCTATCCCATGGAGCAGGGGCCCCGAAGGGCCTCGCGCACGAATCGAAGTCGCGTGTGCCAGTCATGGGGAAGTACTTTGGTCCGGCTCCCCCGCATCGCGTTGTGTTTGCTGCGGTGTGGCTCCGCGATTCgttgtggtggtgacggtTTGTGGAATGCAGCACAAACGAGGGCCATGTCGATGCAGTTGGTCGCGTGTACTCCTTGCACTACTGGTCGGGGTGGGACCTGCAAATCAATAAGGAAAAGGGGGACGGCCACGAGACCAGCTCAGGCTcaggcaagcaaggcacACAATATGAGAGAGGCGTGAGAGGAGAGGCTGGAGTGGCGAGCAGGTGCATGCTGTGCTGTAAGTAGTTAGTACTGTGCGACTTGGGAACTTGTGCAACGTCGACCAGTCTGTTGGGCATTCGGAGGTGCGGGAATACTTGGTACCTCGGGTACCCGACATATCGGCGTTGGTAGAGGGGACTTGGAGTGAGTATCTTGACTTGACGTACTACGGTAACATGTTGCCTCCAACAGGGGGCGCTCGGTCATCAGTCAGGCAAGATAAAGCACACTGCGGTCAGTGCAGGTAGCAGATCGTACAGGGCAGTACCTACAATACTACAATAATGCAAACCAATGGCCTGCCCACCACATGGCACCAGGGCTCTGTAAGTACGTGTACGACACGCATacctggctggcgggcacTGGGCCAACCGGGTGGGTAAGGTTCCAAAGGTACTACACCTTGAGCGCAGCAACAGGTCAGGTAGCCGGTGTTAGTGCACCAAGTACTTTGCAGGATCTGTTGGGCTGGCAAGAGCGCCGATGTCTCCTGCCGGCAGGTACGACTGCTAAGTAACGTACTGGGTAGAACACACTACCAAGGTATATGCACAATGCCGTGTCTCCTCTACTACGCATAGCAGGCTATACCTTGGCTTCCAAGACACTTGTTGGCACCGAATGCTTGAACTCGGCCTCAGCCGGATTGCCGCTTGGATTCGCAAGGCCTGCAGCGGCACTCTTTCTACAGTCTCTCTTGGTCCAATGCccccctgccgccggcccgagAACCCTAGTGTGTAACCCGCGTCGTGCCAGGTGCTGTGGTCGGTCAGTCAGGTCAACATCACCAGCCTCGAATAATCCGCCCGCAGACAAAGAAagacctcctcctccaatACGGCTAAGGCGGCAGCCAGgtgacctcgtcgtcggcttcatTAGGCAGGTGGCGCTGTGTCGAGCGCCATAACCCTATCTCACGACGACCAGCTGCCCCTGGTGCGCTCGCGCGGGTGGTTGCCACGATGcatgcctcctccgcccaccATCTTGAGCCAACGCTCTTGTCCAACATCCTTCTCCTTCACCCCATGTGTTACCCCCGACCAGGTGCTCGAACAGACCCTGCTCTGATCCGTCCTCACAGCCGTTTCTTTCGACCAAGAACAGCAGTTGATGGCTTTGCCGTCCGATGAGTCTCCAGCCAGCCTCCTTGGAGCAGTTGATGGGACCATTTCCGTCCCAAGTCGAGGAGCTTGTCTCGCACAAGTAGAAAGAAACCACGCCACTTGTACTGCAGATACATACTGTACTGTATTTCGTCCGGCATAGCATCACGTAGCGTCGCTCGACCACCCGCCGGCGCACCGCAGCGTCCTGTCAGGCTGCTAGGACCTGCGAGGCAACTCGAGCCCAGACTCTGCGGTCGACCGGGACTAAGCCAATCCAACCACCCACAACAAGTCGACCATTCCCGTTGCGACCTCTGCCCCGAGTTGGAGACGTTCGCGAGCTTGCTTTGGGTACACCGGACATGGCTTGCAGCTGCCAGTCGCAGACATCCCACCCCGGCGTATGCAGAGCACGTCCCCTCACCCCCCTTGTCCCACGTACCCGTCGTGCACTTTCATGCTTGGCTGTTCTGCTCCCCCAGTCCCTCCTTAAGCCGTCTTCAAGATATAAGAGCCTTCTCGCCCACTTTGCCAAAGCCTCTGCTTCCAACGCCCAGACGACGTCTCTCCGCCACCACGTCTATCTGACCTTTCCCAGAGCGGAGCTCGTAGCCCGCAAGATCCGTCATCATGGGCCTCAAGGATCGTTTCAGGGCTCGCGAGGAGCCTGTTGAGGGGGGCGAAGCAACTGGCGCCGAGGTACTCCCCTCGGACGCTCGCACTACTGAGCGCGAGCTGCGCAACTTCCGCAAGCAGCACACATGGGACCCTTTTCTCGACGTCGAGAAGCTGGACAATATCGACGATGCCCTGGCCTCCGGCAACGCCGAAAAGGAGGCTGCAATCGACGAATCGTTGATTCAGGAAGATTCTCCCTATGCCGAAGTTCGCTCCTCGGTATGCCTCAACCCCTCCTTGTCGCATCACTTCACAGAGATAGAATCAACAACGCTAACACGTCGCCCCGACAGATACCGCCGGTTGACATCGACGTACCTTGCAACACCATCCGTTCGTGGACCATTGGTGCCTTGTTGTGCACCCTAGTCGCGGGATGCAACATCCTCCTCAGTCTCCGCAGGAGTCCCATCTCCATCACGTCCACCGTTGTGCAGCTGATTGCCTACCCGTAAGTTTAATCGCTCGTTAGTTAGTAGTTccatgggggggggggtttctgCCGCTGACACGATTTGAATAGCCTAGGATGTGGCTGGGCCAAGTTCATGCCCGATGCCACCTTCAGGGTCTTTGGTCACACTCTTGAACTAAACCCGGGACCATTCAACGTCAAAGAGcacaccatcatcaccatgaTGACGGCAGCCGGCTCGAGTGTCAGCTACTCGATTGACATTCTCCTCGCGCAGGAAGTCTTCTACAAGCAGTTCTTCAAGTGGGGCTTCCAGATCCTGCTCATGCTTTCCACCCAGGCCATGGGTTTTGGCGTTG contains the following coding sequences:
- the cbp4 gene encoding Assembly factor cbp4 (EggNog:ENOG503P5A6~COG:A~TransMembrane:1 (o12-33i)); the protein is MPPKKPVNWRLWTKVLIGGAAVSIGGPALTWWLTPTEEQLRARYNPDLLKRSIEQREEREQEFDEFVTKLKEYSRSDKPIWIVVKEEEERKKQAALRAGKAQQREAEAQREEMRREAGLGSAK